The Denticeps clupeoides chromosome 1, fDenClu1.1, whole genome shotgun sequence genome segment GGACGCAACTCTCAAGTTTCTGATCTGTTTCTGTTTGTCCCTTTTTCAGTGGAGGTATCTCACTCCGCCTCTCACCCCAAGGAAGTGTCCCCACAGCTGCAGATTGGAGAACGCACCCACCCGTCCACCCCACGCCGCACCCTGCCCACACTACCAGCCACGAGTCCCACCTCTCCGGGACCACGTGATCATGCCGCCGGCAGCATCATCCCCAAATCAGTCAAGCCGCGCTCCTACATGAGTCCCACCACCAGCTCCATGGCCAAGATGTCACGCTCCATATCCATGAATGAAAATCTGAACGTGGGAGAGCCTGGAGATGAGGTTGGCTCTTTAGAAACCAGAAGGTGCTCCATTCTGGAGTCTTCAAATGCTAAAAATGGACCCCCCCCCTAGGCCCTCCACCGCCGTGGTCATGGTTCCATCCAATCCTGTGGTTTCCCCTTCAGCTGTAGTGACCCCACAAGCTGCAATTATCCCCACCATCAACCCTTGTAGTGTGGGTAACTCTTCCACAAAGAACCTTCAAGCCAAACTGATGAGTAGCACCCGTCCTCAGCTCAATCTGGACCTCTCCCGGCCGCTCCCAGACCGGCCGTCTGTGCCCAACATGTCCCCCAATGGAAAGACCCCAAAGCAAGTCAGAGAGGAGCCAACATCCTGCACGTCTCCACCAAATGTGACCCCTGTGCAGAGTTCGAGTCAGACCACCTCCAGCAACATCCAGCTGGTCACAGCACTGCGCAGCGACGCTCAGACTCCTCCCCCTGCTGAAGAGAACCAAGATGCCCCGGCATCCCAAACGGAACAGCAGACAAACGAGAAGATGAGAGAACCCCTCTCACCACAGAGCGGCCGTGCGTGTCTGCTGGCTGGGACCTCTCAGGAAGCAGGTTTGCTCCGCCGCCAACCCTCCTTCATCCTGCCGTGTCTGCCATTGCGTGTCGGCCTGTCAAAGCACTTCTTCACCGCTGGCCTCTGGCCGGCGACGCCTTCCTCCTCATGTTCCACTTCTTCCGTGTGTTCTGCGCCCTGTCCATCCATTAGCCATTACCACCTGAAGGGTGAGGCATGCTTCCCTCTCGCTAATTCTTCACTGTCACAGACTCActgctgttcatttctgtttttcttcatgcCATGTGCTTCACTCTCTTAACGTCATCTTCCTTGTCTCATTGTCATTCATTCCCACTTTTCacctattttttttgtgtgtgtgttagatccTTCCCTCAGTGTGGACATGTGCAGGATGGTAGCTGGTGAACTGCAGAGCAGCGTTAAAAGGGCATGCCACCTCTACAGGATGGTAAGatattgaaagtaaaagtgaagtgtttgtcattgtgaaacactgcagcacagcacacggtgacacaacaaaatgtgtcctatgcttttaaccatcaccttggtgagcagtgggcagccatcacaggGGCctggtgagcagcgtgtggggacggtgctttgcacagtggcatcttggtggatcgggattcgaaccggcaaccttctaagcTGCTtgcttaaccactaggccaccactgcccctactgaTTACTGAATATatcaaatattaataaaactatAATGACTTCAGTAGCACATTATAATGATAtggtcatttgtttatttgctgtaTAATTAAACCGAtcagttaataataaaacatcacCGAAATGGTTCATGACCACCGTCAAGGTTTCCGGCAGTTTGAACAATAAAGACTGGTCTCGACTCTTCACCTGCATCAGCTGGTCAGTTACTGGTTGTTATAGGAACCCCCATAGCCACTCAGATCCTTTGACAGGTGCCACAGAAACCAGATATTTACTTCATAGGGTTGGTTTTAATGTAGTGGCTTATGGATAAAAGAAAAGTGTTTCTCACAAATGAACGTTCCATCAAAAATTTACCTGTAAATTCTTCTGCCTCCGGTACGGTCCTAGAGGGACACCATACTTTCAAATATATTGCAAATCTTTCATGGATTGGATGTTGTCCATGGCAGTCCCTctttttgactgtgtgtgtgtgtgtgtgtgtaccttaggTAAGCAGCTGTGGCCCAGACTCCTCCCAAGAGCAGCTGGAGATGGCTCAGGTGTTAGCGGAAGCCTTTGAAAGCGTTTGGGTGGAGCTCAACTCCCTTCCCCCGCCCTACAAATCTGCCTCCACACCTGCGGGCCCACTTTGCATTCTGGGTAACCGAACATCAGCAGGCGAGACCTTGGCTCTTCTGGAGCAGTACTCAGAGCTCCTCCTGAGGGCTGTGGAGAAGAGGCTTGACAGCAAACACTGACAGATGCCAACAAACCGAGGACAAGTTTCATGATATGATGTGACGGCGGGCAGCCATTTTTTAAACCACTTTGTCTTTTCATACAGTAATATTATGAAGGATCGTAGGTGAATATAAGCTTTTCCTCAAGAACTTTCCCTTCTTCCTTCTATTGTTCTGGTGTACAGTAAGTTCACTCAGACATAAGTACACTTATTAAAGCGCTCAACAGCACAGATGCCAAGGGCATAACCCTGGTGTGGCTAGACTGCACTATAGAGACGATGACAGACAATGACAAACCTCCCTACCTCCCTACTTCGTGTGCTACTTTAGACAGTTACTCACCCTCACACTCAGTTCTTGTACCCGTTGCCAAATGTGTTCCTGCTCCTTCCGGGACAGAAGTGTTGTTACACTGCATTACGTTCCATGGACCTGGCTGCTTTTTTGATTTTAttgatgaacaggacaaaaaaaatgaaggagaCGCTAAGATGggagatttgtttttttttttttttaaacgtcttCCATCCTTAAATGTAGTACAAAACTACTGGAACAATTTAAAGAATTCATGGAGGaggtccatttaaaaaaaaaaaaaaaaaaaaagatattcctATAATCCTGGCTGTTACAATGtgaataactgtgtgtgtgaatgtgttttattccaGAAGAACCAGACTTTCCCCCAGTGACTCCAAACCTTCAACAACTTGTCTTAAAAGACATAATTTCTAATTTTTTGTTGTACTGAAGcagtgggtttttttattactgtactCTCAGAGACATAAGTAGAACCAGGAtgtgtttctgtatttattgtgaTGTAGTAGGTCACAGTGAGAGTGTGGGTAGACCCGGTACATGTTGTGTGAAGTGTCTTTTGTTGATACTGGATGATTGTTGGACAGTGTTTGGTGAGGCCAGAACTGGATTCAGTGTGACCAGAAGCTAATGTTCACAAAAAAGGGTCATGGGGCGAGGTGTTTATAAAAGCCACAGATGTGAAATTCCTCAACTCTTTCTCCAGACTGTACGAAACTGAACATCGCCTGAAAAAGAGGTGCCTTATTTCATAACCAGCGTTAGTAATGCATTTTGATTACATGGTCTCCAATGGGTGCATTTTTATTGGATAAGAGGTCAGTGCACTGCCATAGAAACCCAAGatgaccattaaaaaaaaaattcagacgacactgaaacaaaacaccacaacctGACTCAAGTCACATATATTTAGCAAAGGGCCAGACTATTTCTGCTCAGGCTGAACTGTACTATTTCACTCAGATCAAACATGCTTGCAGTCTGTGAatcacgctcacacacacacacacacacacacacacacacagtcacgaTCGCTTGAGGTCCCATAACTGCTTTTAAGAGCCTGAGTCACTGTAGCCAGTACAATCAAGATAAACACACACGAACCAAATCACATGATGGCTGCACTGACAACACTCCTTATGTGGTATGTAAGTCTCTCTGGTTTCTGGCCTCTGGCACTGTCTCAAGTTGATCTGCTTATGTCTTGTTTTTAACGCAATGTAAAGCACTTTCATTCCTTCAGAATCGTACGCTTGACATTATGCTTTAAGGATGTGTGTCACCTGctaggcttgtgtgtgtgtagctttagtATTGCGCCAAGTCAACACAGTACTCCCCGTCCTGCTCAGCCAACTGCCACCCGAAGAACCGGTGTGCGGAGATGATTCCTATACGGACACACTCGTGACTAGGACtaacatttaatacattgtTAAACCCCGCCCCTCCACCTGCTCATGCATAAATCATTCTGATCAGTTATAAAGGGTTATGGCTTATAGAATATGCATGGGCTACATTGTTTATGGCTACACTAAAagcaatatttatatttcaaaaccttttaatatatttaaataaaaggttCTTGACTGCGTAGAATTCTCAGCACATTGAGTATGTCCATGTGACATAGAATTTCTAAATTCAGGCAGGATTCTACAGCATCTAACCACCAGCATGAGCGAATGCATGAGGTGTGGCGTAACCGGGGGATTCGACTTGTCCAAAGCTCAGCGTATAGTAATGCACGATTGTACATTTGGTTTGGTCAGCATAGAGAACTATACTCTACTCTAGCTGactaatttagatttttttctacTGTAATAATTGTCTTAAACCACCTGATGGACCAGACAGTTTGCTACTTGAGGCGGATTCTTTTTAGGAATTTAATAACTCCTTTACTGTTTTGCGAGTGTTATCATCATCAGTGTTTATATACTGCATATCCTCAAAAGctttctgaaaagaaaaaaaaaggaataaaaaaaaaaagttattcccTGATGATGTGGTGCTTTTTTAACAGTGAAGACGcttacagtgttttttttttttttttcagctaaaAACAGGTTTTCATTGAAACACACTTGGACGCCACGTCTGGCTGTGGGTGAAAAGGGGAAATAAGTTCACGCAATGACACAGATGTCCCTTCTGTAGCATATTTCCTCCGTCCAACTTTAAAAATGGCGATCTGGGCCTGAGATCTCTGGTGGATACTGTTAAAAAACAATGAGCCAAAGGGCAGCTCCTGCTGGGAAAAATGTATTCCAGCTACGTCTTACATGAACACTGACCCAGTGGTGAATCAGTGAATCACAAGACCTCACAGCGGCCCCACCGCTCCAGACAGGGATTCCAGCAGCTGGAAATAGTTGAACTTAATGTCATATTCCATGTCATACCAGAAATTCACTGTAGAAACAAAAGACATGGTCAGCTCAAGGATCTCTGCTTCTATGACATGATATAAAGATACGGTGATCCAAGTTGTGtataataaataacaacataACACACAGTTCAGTCACAGCTCTATTTATATtctagggggaaaaaatgttaaCCATTATTttgcacacagagaaaaatatgttttgcaGATTGCAAGCCATATCTGCACCCTACCTGCGATGCAGCCCTGTGACTGCCGTACATGGTGGAACCAGAGAGAGGGCAGGTACAACATTTCCCCGGCCTTCACAGTGCAGTGCAGGGGCCGGGCCAACCGGTAGGATGGGTACCGATCCAGATCTGGGTTCAGAGGGTCCACTGGGATCCAGGGTACCTTTGGGTGCGGACGGGGAGTTAAACAGGCAAGATCTCCAACCGATATGGCAATACTTCTGATCTCTAGCATCATGAGGTCACCTTCTCAGCATTCTCCTCATCCACTACCTCAAAGCTGCCATCTTCTCTAAAGCTGTACACTGCTGGCTGGTAGAGCTCTGGGCAAAGGACGACCAGTAGCAATTTCTAGAAATATGTCatattttaacataaatacATAGTTTAAGGCTCCATGTTGCAGTTTTTACCATATGGTACGAAGGGCCTGTCAGTCGGGGGGATGAGGATGAACTGCTTCTCCCCGGAGATTACGCAGTACAGGTTCTCATAGTGGTCCTTGTgcactgcaaaataaataaaagattgcaAAACCACTCGTAGACTTGCAACACTAATGAGAGTGAACTGCTGTTATTGACTTCTGACCTCTGCTGTTCACAAAGTGAATTACACTAGAACATGACACTAACCACAGTACCATAccatacaatatttatttataaagcactttaatatgacaggagctgaccaaagtgctgtacattaaaataaaaaacaatatatttaaattaaatgacaaggaacaggacagacatgggcaaaaagttcattaaaaataatgaatgcagcaatttgaattaaacaaggggtaAACTAGGGGACACCCCcatctatggaatgacctaccaatcagtgtcaagCGTCgatcactgtgtttaaatcttTTCCACCCTGGCTTTTGAGGTGGTACAGTGTTCtcatgcagtgttttatgttgcagtcctttcttaactcttttattatgttgtcttaatttttttctgttttactcgaccccttgtttaattaaaattgcTGCATGTGCTCTCTTATTTGATTCTgttctgtttattatttattttaaattttttttacattttgtccatgtctgtcctgttcatttcgttttaattttttatttttttattttaaatgtacagcactttggtcagctcctttgttgtgttaaagtgctttagaaataaatatgataaatatggtagatttaaaaaatatgctgCACACTGCTGTTTGCTAAGGATACATACATAAGCATATAAACATAAAGTTCTACTTTTCCAAACATAGCGAAAATAGGAATGACAGCACCATGTTGGAAAGACCAAACCCATCATCTGTACAAGATCAGGCTAGGTCAGCGTTAGTCCCGCCCACTTACTTTGATGGGTCAGACAGAAGTAATTAAATGTGCCCAAAATCAacatgtgaaatatttcaatataataTCACATTAATTTAGATattaatgttttcatttataatCTGTCATTTTAGTAATTCATCATTaatccatttaaaatgacatcatattttttaattattgatgtatttatctatttaattttggCACTTGTAGTACTCCATATCCTGAGTAATCATCACTTACTTGATGTGACTGCACGTGCTTCTCCGAGCCAGAAATTCACAGCATCAGGCAACTTGCCTAAAAATCACAGAGAACAGGGCCCGTAAACACAGAAGTACCATGCAACAGTTTATTTTAACTGTCTCAACTCAACACGCTACagatatatatgtacagtactttacattatattaaagtgtcatatcttcagtgttgtcccaaggaattatataatatatttacaaaaatggcaCTGTAATGGAGGGCCATGATGATCCTCCTGTGAAGGATAGCAgagtggtgatggtggcagggaaaATAACATGAAGTGTTTGTAGTCCAAACACAGactctattttattttattatatttccaaaaaaaaaaaaaaaactcaaatataTACACTGaggaataaattataaataataaaaaacaagtcctgcctctctccctcactGATCATCTCGATCTTCTCGGAGTGGTAGTatcctggtgggtaacacactcacctatgaaccagaagactcaggttcaaatcccactaactaccattgtgtccctgagcaagacacttaaccctaagttgctacagggggggactgtccctgtaactactgattgcaagtcgccatggataagggtgtctgataaatgccggaaATGTAAATCCTCCTTACCAAAAACTTGGGTCAGCATTTATAGTCCTGGACCAAACAATTATCTTAACTTTCTAATAGTTCATGATAATAAAATTGCCCACTCATCAATTAATACcctttaaaaacatttccaaaagtTATTGACAGAAATTTTGCACAGTTAACACTCCCCCTCTGACCCAACACCATTTGGTTATCCTATATGGCTGTTCACTGGTAACAGGTGACACAcatggtgacaacgaaatgtgtcctctgcttttaaccatcacccttggtgagtagtgggcagccatgataggtgctttgcaccttggtggatcaggattcaaactgaaCTGACTACGGGACCACTTcattacccacaaggccaccacatAAACAGTCCCTGTTACAGGGCACTCACTGTAACCGTGTGAATatatatttgattatttgaGCTCACCAAGGGCTTCAGTCATCCAGGGGATGTGCGACTCCACGTCACCTGTCAGCTCGGGCAGCTCCTCTATCAGGTTGGAGCACTGCTTCTGCACATAGAACACGGCGGGCTGACCAGCCCCGCCCCtgccctccaccacgtccagcagAGACGAGAAGGCCATGCGCCGCTCCTCGGGCATCACAAACCGATCCCCAAACACGGCATCTGCATAACCATTCGGGGTCACCGCCACGCTTATCTCCTTCGAGCCAACCACCTCCCTGTGGAGGAAAACATGTATTACTGAGAGTTGCAATAAGAAATCCAATATAAAAACAGCGTAATCATTTTGAACAGAGGAGGCCATTTGCCTAAAATATGCGGGGTTCCACTTGGACAAGGCCGGCCAGTGATTGAATGCATTGTGGATGATGCAGGGTTTGTTTGGAGCGACCCACTCTCGGTAGAACTGTACCGGGGATGGGGGCTCATCTAGATACGGTACGGATTCCTGAAGGTAAAGTTCTGAAATGTAAATCACAGAATAACATTAGAATTGGCTTTTCAACATTGACTGCATAGTCCGAGATTGTTGTCCAGAAGGTGAAGCTAAATTTACTATAAACAGcctaataataatcataaccataataataaataataatgctacattttatttcaggacaCCTTTCTAAAGCAcctacagaataaaaaaaaataccaatttTAAAAGCAGAACAACAAGCATGAtttgacaacaacaaaaaggtcTGATCTAGAACGTGCAAATCGAACCCATTTCCCCAGCGTGACTTTTTAAAGACCTAGAACGAGAAATTCCACCCAGTACTAACAAACCCACTTCCCCAGCTTGACTTTTTAAACACCAAGTCTCACTCACCACGTGCTTCTCTGGGGAATTCTCTCAGGAGGTCCTTCACTTTATTAACGCTTCCTCCACGACACGACGCCCCTTCCATTGCTGCTTCATATTAAATGTCGTAAATAAACGAGCAGAAGGTGCGGTAGTAGCGACACTTTAACTTCAGACAGAAGGCATGACAGCTCACGCCCGCGTCCAAGCAGCCATGCCAGGCGAGGACGCAGTTCCGCACATGCGCACTGGCGCTCCGCAGAGCGACGTCTCCCTCTGGTGGCTGGAAACTGTACTGTGCATTTCAAGCAATCGGACCAGTAAGAAAAGTTGTATTTTGGCTAAATGTGTTTCTTAATAATGATAGATAAAatatttctacacacacacacacacacatatatatatagagagaaaaAGTACTATTGTATGTACTATTGAATGCACTATATAATACTGTATTGTAGATGTAAATATGCAACTTTCATGGCTTCTTCTCTCCACCTTTTGTATCCAACCATTACCGAACGTCACTTGACGTGCGCGCACCTGGTGCAGCTACGTAAACTGATTGGCACGCGCTGCCAATCAGTCTCTAGTCGGTCAAGGCGATCAGAGAGCTGTCGTGGTGGATCGATTATAGAGCTTccctgtgtaaaaaaaaataaataaacgaataaataaaataaaaagtgttcgAAAGCAATGGACGACGAAGCCTCAGTCGAGCGGTACTTTGATCAGACAAttgctgtgagtgtgtttgccTCATTTTGTAGGAGACCATAATCTGAGACTGGCCCTGATCTGACGTTTTATCTTCACCAGGATCCTCCAGATTACATTTTTGAGGGGGATTTGGGCTTGCAAGGCCCCTTGCAGCTCCAGGAGCCCTGCTTCCTGTCATCCATCGCTGAGCAGGATAAAGACCTGTCTGAGGACCTGGACCTGAGCTTCCTGCCTGATGAGCTCAATGCTCAGGATGATCTATCAGAGAACGTGGAGACCCAGCAGAGGCTGGACGACAGCGGAGTTTACACTGACACCGCAGGCACACAGCTGACCGATGCCAGTGCCAGCCAGGCTTTGCCCGGAACGTCACAGTTCTGCTCCCTGCCTATGACCCCAATGACACCCATGACTCCCATGACCCCAGTGTCAGAAAGTTCTGGAATCATCCCTCAGTTGCAGTGGGTTAATATGATCACTGTTCATACTGTTAATGTGCTTCACCCGCTTTTTCTGATCAGCTCAAGGGCTTTTTCATTATTCGCAGGAACATCGTCTCAACGGTGAACCTGGCCTGCCCACTGGACCTGAAGGCCATAGCTCTGCAGGCACGAAATGCAGAATACAATCCAaaggtaatttttttccctcccgCCACTGGAACACAATGATTTCATCGTAAATGCTGAAGTTGGCAGAATTTGTTATGAATGTATTGATGCATTGACTTGTAGAGGTTTGCTGCAGTGATCATGCGAATCAGGGAGCCGAGAACCACTGCACTGATCTTCAGTTCTGGAAAAATGGTCTGCACAGGAGCCAAGAGGTGAGGGTGTCCCACTGCATAGAATTCACATGCGACctgaaaacagattttttccccccctcttcTTTTCTTCATGTATCTTACATTCAAAACAGTGAAGAGCAGTCTCGTCTAGCTGCCCGCAAGTATGCTCGTGTGGTGCAGAAGTTGGGCTTTCCAGCCAAATTCCTTGACTTTAAGATCCAGAACATGGTGGGAAGCTGTGATGTCTGCTTCCCCATTCGCCTGGAAGGCTTGGTGTTAACTCACCAGCAGTTCAGCAGGTGTGTAGCAGATAAAGTGTGATCTGCTGTGGATATTCTGGGCTATATTCATCTTAAAAACGTCTTATCTTTCTTTGAAGTAattctattttctttttgtcttgcAAGCTATGAGCCAGAGCTGTTCCCTGGTTTGATCTACCGCATGGTGAAGCCACGCATTGTGTTGTTAATTTTTGTTTCAGGAAAAGTCGTGCTGACAGGTATGATGTTTTTTGTGAATGTGAGCATTCAGCatagaaaataatttaatcgTTGTATTTTACCCTCTGTGTAGTCACTGTCCGTGTTTGCCGCAGGTGCCAAAGAACGGTCAGAGATCTATGAAGCGTTCGAGAATATCTACCCCATTCTGAAGGGATTCAGGAAACAGTAGCAGCaactgtgaaataaaacaatgaGCACTTACCTGAAGCACTGCAAAACGTGCAATGCAAAGTTAGTATCCGGTTGGTGTTTTTGCACTGAATTGTGATATTTATGTGATATTTAGTGTAAATGGAATgctaatttatttcatttactgtaattttgCGTTGTGCTCATGTCTggaatttttatatattgatttaacatagtaataaataataaatacttaTTTCCAAAATAGATTTGCGTTAATCCCTGTAAGTTTTTGTagtcatgctgaaaaaaaaaacccccaaaaaaacaataattatacTTTTATTGTCGCCATTATGATCTTCGGTCTGTTTACGTCTGGGACAGCTGCTGTTTATTATGTTACGTAACTGACGCACGGCGCACGTTCTTCTGACGCGGGGCGTGCCCACGTGACCGCACATACACAACAAAACGAGTCACGTGGTCCCGGGAGCTAACGCTAGCGCGGaggctggtgtgtgtttttttttttttacttgttgaTCTGCTGCTGCGGGACCGGTCGGCGCTCGTAGCTCAGGCCATCGCCCCGGACAATGAGAGCCGGAGCCCCCGCGTCCTGCGCAGCGCCTTGCCGCGGATAAAACGATGGCCTCTCCCTCGGCGAAAGAAGACGGCGAAGTGGGCCCCGGCGAGGGGATGGCCGGGGCCAGACCGCCGCGGCCGCATCTGCCCGcccagccgccgccgccgccgccgccggctgcGTCCCCGGGGTCGGTGATGGTGGAGTCGGTGGACGACGCGGAGGGGCTGTACGTGGCCGTGGAGCGCTGTCCGCTCTGTAACACCGCCCGCCGCAGACTCACCTGCGCCCGCTGCGTGCAGCTGGGCGACTTCGTCTACTTCGACGGCCGGAATTCCGAACGGTGACTTAAAAACCTTCCACCCTGCCCAGCGTGACAGGCGGAGGAGCTACTACCAGCCTTTAAAACCGAAAAAAGTCTGTAAATTACACGCAAGCACGACCGTCGCTAGCATAGGTGGTTAGCAGCTAGCCGCCACCGTCGGTGTTTACAACAAAGAGAGGAGCGGGCGACAAACTTCAGGAATTCCCTGGAATTACGACGATATTCGCCATAAACGTCGTATATCGCTGCCGAGTCAACATTATGACCGATACCGTTCTGGTTTCGTTTATGAGTGAAGTGAAGGGCaggggcattttttttaaaaagttctctGTATcctttttaatgtgtttattccTTTACCTTACCAGCTACACAGAAAAATGGGAACGGTTGCAAAAGTTAAAGAAGGAAAACGAAAGTCTCCAGCGAAGGTA includes the following:
- the jmjd7 gene encoding bifunctional peptidase and (3S)-lysyl hydroxylase JMJD7: MEGASCRGGSVNKVKDLLREFPREARELYLQESVPYLDEPPSPVQFYREWVAPNKPCIIHNAFNHWPALSKWNPAYFREVVGSKEISVAVTPNGYADAVFGDRFVMPEERRMAFSSLLDVVEGRGGAGQPAVFYVQKQCSNLIEELPELTGDVESHIPWMTEALGKLPDAVNFWLGEARAVTSMHKDHYENLYCVISGEKQFILIPPTDRPFVPYELYQPAVYSFREDGSFEVVDEENAEKVPWIPVDPLNPDLDRYPSYRLARPLHCTVKAGEMLYLPSLWFHHVRQSQGCIAVNFWYDMEYDIKFNYFQLLESLSGAVGPL
- the tbpl2 gene encoding TATA box-binding protein-like 2 codes for the protein MDDEASVERYFDQTIADPPDYIFEGDLGLQGPLQLQEPCFLSSIAEQDKDLSEDLDLSFLPDELNAQDDLSENVETQQRLDDSGVYTDTAGTQLTDASASQALPGTSQFCSLPMTPMTPMTPMTPVSESSGIIPQLQNIVSTVNLACPLDLKAIALQARNAEYNPKRFAAVIMRIREPRTTALIFSSGKMVCTGAKSEEQSRLAARKYARVVQKLGFPAKFLDFKIQNMVGSCDVCFPIRLEGLVLTHQQFSSYEPELFPGLIYRMVKPRIVLLIFVSGKVVLTGAKERSEIYEAFENIYPILKGFRKQ